The following DNA comes from Capsicum annuum cultivar UCD-10X-F1 unplaced genomic scaffold, UCD10Xv1.1 ctg72671, whole genome shotgun sequence.
CTCCTTGTCgctgaacaaaataataatttgttaatgaaaaatcatgagcTTCGACCTGCTGGATCTACACCATTTTCTGAAGTGAATGAGGTGTACGCCcaccatgctaggcgtggaaGGGGTCGCGGATCTGGTCGAGGACGTGGACGTAGGCGTGGCCGAGGACGAGACTATGGTCAAGAAAGAAACCATGTTCCTGGCATTAATCACTCACCAAATAAATGGTTCCatcaaaatgaacaaagaagaagtGACAAACGTGAAGCAGGTAAAATATGTGTTTGTTTTAAATGTGGAGCAAAAGGACACTATCAACGTGACTGTCGTACTCCCAAGCATGTGGTTGAGttttatcaagcatcactaaaaAAAGGGGGGAAAAGCCCTGAAGCTAATTTTGTCTCAGAAAATCATACTGACATT
Coding sequences within:
- the LOC124894275 gene encoding uncharacterized protein LOC124894275, producing the protein MKNHELRPAGSTPFSEVNEVYAHHARRGRGRGSGRGRGRRRGRGRDYGQERNHVPGINHSPNKWFHQNEQRRSDKREAGKICVCFKCGAKGHYQRDCRTPKHVVEFYQASLKKGGKSPEANFVSENHTDIAHLDVADFFENPKGKIDHLIGDGSVATEE